CGGGACCACCCCTACCACGTGAAACACCATCTCAACTCAGGTTATCCTGATGTGCAAGTGATAATCATCACTGGTGGGATGGGCCTGAGAACAGACTGTGAAGCTGGAAAGAGTGAACCTCAGTAGCCATGTGCCCAAGGGAAAATTACTCAACTTCTCCCTTTCATAATCTATAGAAGGAGAGAATAATAATACCAATAacatcaggatattgttaaggattaaatgaatccATAAATGTAAAGCTCTTAGAACAATCAGAGTACCATGAATGCCACTGTTATTGTTATTATAGTTATTGTGAGTCATCTACAATCAACGGTTTAGCAATTTTAAGTCACTTCTCTTTACTCATTTTTTGTAATTTCAAAGTAGTTGAAATGTTGGTGTTTCTAGGTGTAACTAGTTTTCATCATAATCTCCTATAGCGCAAAGAGTTTTCATTCACTGCTGGCGGGAATGCAAACAATACGGCCACGCTGGAAAGTACTTtggaagtttttttaaagaaaattagatatacaggggcacctgggtggctcagtgggttgggcctctgccttcagctcaggtcatgatcccagggtcctgggatcgagccccacattgggctctctgctcagcagggagcctgcttcctcctctctctctgcctgcctctctgcctgcttgtgatctctctctgtcaaataaataaataaaatattaaaaaaaaaaagaaaatatgtcaggTGAGGGACAGAAGCCATGTTCAAATCCAGTGGTTCTACTGGCTTAATGCTCTTTCTGGAGACACCTGGCACCTGCTTCAAGTATCTCACTCTTTCCGTAGCAGtgattaaaataaattgttttggtATGTACATAAAGCTGGTCGCTACTACATGGACCCCAAGCCCCCCAGTCTGTGGAGAGTAACTCATGAAAACAATAGCaggtgtaattttaaaaatcagattttaccTATCTCCATGTTTAATCTAATTTCCATTAGGGAGGGAGCAGAGAATCTGACTACTGTAGAGTTAGGATGTTTAAGAGAATCTTttgggtaaaaaaaataaaaaaaaaaaaagataagcaatcATGACCTGTTTTCTTTGCTTCAGCCTTGCTTGAATTATCTTACCTCATGGGACCCATACATATTAAAATCAACTACTATGTCAGGAAGATGCCTACAAATGCTTTAACATATGTATGGCTACTTTGACTACGTGACATGTGAGCAGGGTTTCCAACAGTCACATGCATTGGGATCCCTGTCATTGTGCAGAGTTGTTACTTCTTGTTCCGCTTgttcccatcctttttttttgccatatttaaaacatttttaattccaATTTAATTGCAAATATTACTACAAGGCACAGGTATTTAAAGTTGCAAGCAATATTTGTTGGGTAAGTGTTAGATCACCATATACTATGCTTATGGATACATAACCTTCATATGTCTgtgattattcctttttttttttaactttattttattttttcaatgttccctTGTTCCCATCCTTAACTTTGGGTGCTTTTGCAAGGCTCAGTAGAGTAAATTACAGCAAAGCAGTAGATTCAAATGATCCATAACACCACCATCTTTTCCCAGGACATAATGTTTGGGTggcatttttgtgtttgtgtttgtgtgtatgtatgtatatatgtatgtacgtatTTCGTTCTTCTCTCCATCATGGCATGTGCATGGCAAAACATGAAGAGGGGATGAACATCAAGAGGGATGATTAGGGACGgtgataaaaaagaaattccacaaGCGAGAGTATATGGAGGTGAGCCTATAGTAACACACACATGGACGCAGGCACAACAATGGCCGATACTTACTGAATCCTGAATTGTTTTCCTAAGTGCTTTTATGGgaattaactcacttaatcctcacagcaaccccaTGAGGAATATGCCACTCTAATCTCCTTTAATAAGTGGAAAAATTGAGGAAATAGATAGTTTAAGTAAATGTTAACTTTGGCCCAGCATTAGATGGCTGTGTTAGGATCTGAACTCAGATAGCATATCTCCAAAATACTCTTAATTCTGATGCTCCTAAGTACGGATTTGGATCTGTGTGCttttgtgtgtgggtgtatgGATGGATGTATACATGCAAAAATGGATGTTCTTGTATGTATCTTTTGTGAATGCACctaatatatttgtcttttcataGTAACTTGGAACCTCAAACAGTACATTTTTTGGTTGTATTTACCTGCATCAAATATTACTGTGGAATAAACAATGATGTGTTCTAAACAAATGTAGCGTAAACATGGTCTCACGTTATGCTGATGAACACGTAGAGTCCAGAGCAGCGGATGCTCTCTGCCCTTTTCATGGCAAACTTTCCTTAGACTCGTGCTTGAtgacatttcaaaagaaaagccaaatggCAGTACACCCACAAAGAAGAATGAGGAATGTTTTGTCAGGGACTCCTAGGTATTAGGTTGAGAGACAACTGTCACATTGAGACATTTGAGGGAGATGAGCTTTATCGTAATTAACTTCAGAAACACACTCGGCAGCCATGGGCAGATGCATGGGCAGCCAGAGGAAAGCTTAGTGTTCCAGCTTTTCCTCGTTACAGGAGAACCTATTTATTGCTAAGTGTAGTGGGTATAATGGTAAGTAAAGATGAGAAATGCATTCTGCTCTCCAAGAAATGAACAATGGGTTGTCCTTGGAGTGCTATGATGGTGCTCTCATGGAGGTCACGGAGTGGTGGGGACACATGGAGGGGTTTCCCTGCCGAGTATGGGGGTGAGGCAGCGCAGCAGTGGGGAAGAAGTTTCCAGAGAGGAGAAGACACTGTCCTGCAATCTGAGCCCACTGAGCAGGAGACTAGGTGGACAGTCAAAGAGGCAGATGTCAAGCCCCTGCAAGAAAATGAGCACAAAGACAAGGAAATCAAGCAAGCAAGGCACACGCTAAAGGCTGCTAGTGTGTGTAGCTGGATATACTGTACTAAGAGGTCCTTTGGTTAGAGGGTAAGAACAAAGTTTCTATCAATAGGTGGTGAGCCAATCCATGGATTTGCAAGAATTACATGAAGACATTTGAATGTTAACTTGAAGGCAGTGGTAACTTCCATTTAGCAAAAAACCCCGTGATAGGAAAAGGCCGGCAGATGAGAAGTATGAAAGGTAGAGAAGTTTGTCGTCTTGAGCAGGGAACTCAGCGTGCAGGGTCAGTGTGGTGTGAGAGGGTGTGGGGGTCCTCGCACCTGAGCTCCTGCTGCGCCATGCCCCAAGCCCCCTTCCAACACCAAGTCCCCGGGACACTGGCTTTAACGCTCTGAATTACAGCAATTCTTTATTCATTGAATGCCCATTTAATTTCTGCTTTCCTTCACTAAATAAGTTCCATTTGGGAAGAaatgttgagttttgttttgttttgtttttattgttaaatttcAGGACCTGAAGTAGTAAGTGCAGAATACTTTGTGCTCAGAAAACACTTCCTGAATGAATGTGTGATGAATTCAGTGGCAAAAGGACAGGTGTGAGAAAATCTTTGTCTGGCAGTATTTAACAACGGAATAATTggagaaatgaagaaggaattgAGCTTAAgctatttttccccccaattttatGCTTGATGACTAGGTGTGTTTTTGTCTCTTTaaggtggcgcagttggttggacggctgccttcggctcagggcgtgcgggatcgagtcccacatcgggctcccagctccatggggagtctgcttcgctctctgaccttctcctcgctcatgctctctctcactgtctctctctctcaaataaataaataaaatctttaaaaaaaaaatttttgtttattttttaaatttcttttcagtgtgacTTGGTTTATTTTTGAACAGATAAGGTGGCTTCATGAACACAGAACAGGATTTGGTTTGTAAACTTGTGAGAACGGGTGTAATTTCCGAGCTTTTTGATTTTTGGAATTGCAGGTCAGAAAGGTATCTCTCTGACTTAGGAAAAGCAGTATAGAGATTTGCGCTTAGCTGAATGACACTTTCTTTGCTGTCCTTTTCCCCAGGTCATGAACCTCAGCTGCTCCCTGTGGCAGGACAACAGCCTGTCTGTCCAGCACTTCGTATTTGCCAAGTTCTCGGAGGTCCCTGAACAGTGTTTCCTTCTATTCACCCTCGTCCTACTCCTGTTTTTAGCGTCCCTCACGGGCAATGCCCTCATTGCCCTTGCCATCTGGACCAACCCCGTCctccacacacccatgtacttcttcctggccAACCTGTCTCTCCTAGAGATTGGCTACACGTGCTCGGTCACACCCAGGATGCTGCAGAGCCTCGCGAGTGAGGCCCGGGGCATCTCCCGGGAGGGGTGTGCTACGCAGatgtttttcttcacattttttggTATCAGTGAGTGCTGTCTTTTGGCAGCCATGGCTGTTGACCGCTGCATGGCCATATGCTCCCCACTGCACTATGCAACGCGAATGAGCCAGGGGGTGTGTGCCCAGCTGGCAGTCGCTTCCTGGGGGGTGGGTTGCATGGTAGGCTTGGGCCAGACCAACTACATTTTCTCCTTGAACTTCTGTGGCCCCTGTGAAATAGACCACTTCTTCTGTGACCTCCCCCCTATCCTGGCTCTTGCCTGTGGGGATACATCCCGTAACGAGGCCGCCGTCTTTGTTGCCGCCGTTCTTTGCATTTCCAGTCCGTTCCTACTAATCATTGCTTCCTATGGCAGGATCCTGGCTGCCGTGCTGATCATGCCCTCCCCCGAGGGCCGCCGTAAGGCTCTCTCCACCTGTTCTTCCCACCTGCTTGTAGTGACACTCTTCTatggctcagggtctgtcacctACTTGAGACCCAAGGCCAGCCATTCACCAGGAACAGATAAACTCCTAGCTCTGTTCTACACCGTGGTGACGTCCACGCTCAATCCTGTCATCTACAGTTTACGGAACAAGGAGGTCAAGGCAGCTCTCCGGAGAACCCTGGGTAAGAGAAAGTTCTGACTCTTACTGGGTAGATACCAGGGGACCAGGAAaatctgttctttgaaaaaatgcacacacaacccaagaataaagaaagaaacaaagtcaaGGCTCTCTGCAACCTATTTTGTAAGGACCTTCTTTAACGATGGTGGAGTAATTTTGGAGACACCTCTCTAGTCTCAGTCGAACTTCTGACGGCCAGATTCCAGAAGGGAGTTGCCTACCAAAGCATCTCAACAGGTGAGTCCAACACAGACAGTTTTACAAAAAACACCCTTCTGGGCTTGCTGAACAGATTGCTAGTTTATATCTCAGAAATCCGGACGATTCACGTTCTGGACTCCTTGAGGATCCCATCCGCCTCTGCCCTGGTCTCTGGTCCCACGTGACTCTCAATTCCCTAAAACTCCGTGAAGCACATTATTTCCctccataaaaaatatttaaaacatttcaaccTTAATTGTTGTTACATGGTATAGAAGTAATTCTTTCTGTGAGTCGCATGtactataaaaatacataaacatgcCAAAAAAAGTAAACACGTTTCAGAGGTATTTGTTGcagaatattaaaagaaaaaagtgggatATTCTTATCAAGAGTCTCTATGGTGAAAAtgcctttaaaaggaaaatttaaattcaaaggagaaatttgaattcaaggagaaaaggagaataaTGAACTAAAAATGATTACcctaagtaatttaaaatattgttatgtAATTTACAAAACTTGCATA
This genomic interval from Neovison vison isolate M4711 chromosome 1, ASM_NN_V1, whole genome shotgun sequence contains the following:
- the LOC122900427 gene encoding olfactory receptor 10C1-like translates to MNLSCSLWQDNSLSVQHFVFAKFSEVPEQCFLLFTLVLLLFLASLTGNALIALAIWTNPVLHTPMYFFLANLSLLEIGYTCSVTPRMLQSLASEARGISREGCATQMFFFTFFGISECCLLAAMAVDRCMAICSPLHYATRMSQGVCAQLAVASWGVGCMVGLGQTNYIFSLNFCGPCEIDHFFCDLPPILALACGDTSRNEAAVFVAAVLCISSPFLLIIASYGRILAAVLIMPSPEGRRKALSTCSSHLLVVTLFYGSGSVTYLRPKASHSPGTDKLLALFYTVVTSTLNPVIYSLRNKEVKAALRRTLGKRKF